The sequence AAGaatattaatcataatttcACCTTTTTTATTTGTGCAAATATGTTATTTCATTCTTTCTTGTAAAACTTTCTATAAAtctttgtataaatattaaGCTCTCAAAATACCTTATAACCCTTGAGAGAAAGGACTAAAATGTTGAGTGATATATCCGCCTGTAAGACGACCATACATTATTCATTGTGCAAACTTCCAATAAATCTTATTAATTTGTTTAGAGCTAGTAGTGATGTAGTAGGATAAAGAATATTGGGTTAAAGTCAAACTTGGGGTAAAACTTGCATGTGTAAGAGCCAAAAGTGATAgtgaaaaaaatacttgtaactttgtGATAAGTTAATGGAAACTTGGTGGGTTGTCAAGAACTAGATGTAGTTTCGGGATAGAGGTGAACCAAGATAATTTCTTGTGTGCTTTCCTTTATTGCTTTAATTGAAAAAgggtttgaatttatttttagatcttATATCTTATTTTGATCTATGAAGAAAATTGTTTCTTCCATTGTCTaataaagtttttctcaaaaccttctTTATCTATGTTTTAGGTATATTTACATTAGATGATAAACGTGTTTTCAGTCttagaaaatgttttaaatttctaaaacacaattcaaccctccttcttttgttattTGCTTCTACAGTTTGGTATCAAAGCTCAACCCCTAAGGGTTGAGCACTTAACAATGTTCAGAGAAAAAGATCTAGATGGCAGATAACCAACATCAGTTCATCACTGAAGGAGCATCTCTCACAAGGCCACCAGGCTTCCCTGAAGAAGACTGCTCTtactagaaggaaaaaaatgtgaTGTACATCAAGTCCAGTCAATACAGGATTTGGCTTATCGTTACCAATAGGGATATCCTTATTCCCAGACCTGAAGCTGAATGGGCAAATGAAGATCTAACCATTATGAAGCTCAACACAAAAGTCAGATATACTCTGACATGTGCTTTGTCAAAGAATGGGTACAATAAGATCTGTAGACTGAAAACTGTCAAAGAGATCTAAGACTCATTGAGCATAAACTATGAAGGCACTAAAGATGTTATACTGATGAAGGCTGTGACTCTGACCAAACACTATGAAAGCTTTACCATAAAGGATGGAGAGTTTGTGGATGATATGTTTGGAAGACTTCAAGTTCTTCTAAACAATCTAGAAGCTCTTGAACAAACATACTCCAAGGCCCAAATAAACCTGAAGATTCTAGACAGGTTTCCCAAGATGTGGGAACCAAAAACCACATCCATTCAAGAAGCAAGAGAATGAAAATCTTGCATGGGAGGAGTTGGAAGGCATCTTGAGGGTTCATGAAGTTCACCTTCAAAACAGGGAGCATCTGCAAAAGAAGAATTTTGTTGCCCTTTAATATGAAAAGACAAGCtttagaagagaagaaaaaaagagcttGTTTAAAGCTCTAAAAGTGTAGATGTAAGAATTTGATGGATCCACAAATGATGAAGTGACCTTCATGTCCAGAAAGTTCAAACATacgatgaagaagaaaggaaagttcTAACACTCCTCCAAATGTAAAGATtccaaatttaaaaagaaaaataaggagGAAAGCAATGAGGTTATCTGCCTTGAATCTAGGAAGCTTGAACACATGAAGGCTGAGTGTCCCTAGCTAAAAAAGATAAGGTACTCCgggacaagaaaaagaaaagtctgATGGTCACCTAGGATGACTCAGACAATGAGAAGAGTAGTAATTCAGACAATGAACAAGCCAACATCTATCTCATGGCAGATACAAACGATAAAGTTGAGATATCCTTGTTAGGAAAATACTTGATAGATCTTAGTTAATAGAACATAACATGTCTACTATCTAAAGATGATAAAAGATGACTTTGGCATAAAAGAATTAGGCCTATTAACTTAAAACATATTTCAAAACTATCCAAAAAGGATTTAGTAAAAGAACTGGCCAAGATATGTTAGAAAACTCATATTCTATGTGAAGCATGTCAACAAGgggaacaaattaaaatttcttttaaatctaaagatGTTGTTTCCACTTCCAGACTATTATAGCTATTGCACATGGGAGGAAAAAAGTATGGCTTTATCATAGTTGATGACTATTATGAAATACAACAAATCACACtagaaaagggggggggggggttgaatagtgtgttagtcaaaatataaaacattttcaaaatggAAGATGTTATAATAAACAAGCCTATAAAACCCTCGTCCAATGACAAAGGTGGACTATTGTCCAATGAGATGTAAAACTtgtcttttagtaaaaaccTTTTGTGCAAAGTGTGACAAAAATGGGCAATGAAATACTTTAATAAGCTAATGAAGAGCAataaaaatacttcattttaCACTGATTCACTCAACTTAAGCTACGTTCAGTTATCGTTTACCAACTAGTAAAAGATTCCCTTAATAAACCttgattacaaaaaatattcttcCCTGCCACTTTTGGCTTACAAGTATTCTCAAGGTCACTTCTGGCACAATCCTTAGACTCCTATTAAATCTAAAAACACCAAAGTATTATTTTGCCACTAAGTCACTCctggctttcacaaacaaaagtttgatatAGAATCAAAGATTCTTTACAACACTTAgagaataaatttataataaggtTCTTATTTCTCACTAATAGTTTCTATACAACAAAGGATGGACTCTCTTAGACTCAGTGTGTTTCTCAATAGTTGTTCTTTCTCTCGTTTCTTGATTCACGACTCTTGTACGcttttcaattttcttcaatctttgatgttttatttataggtAGAGAGACGCTTGTAATTGTGGAGAGTATCTTCAGAATTGAATGTTATGACTGTTATGTAGATTAATCTTTGTTTCCTAAATTAAGCGGATACTGCACGTTTCTATCTTATAGGATCAGGACTTTCCATATTTGTCATTCATAACTCAATACGATTGTTAAACACATAAATGGAAATAAAAGATAGTTTCACATATATGttcattttagaaaaaatcatataaacaaGAATAAATTGATAATTCAAATAAAGAGCTTGTTCCTTATGTTGTTTGGATGGACTAGATAAAGTACTTGATGCTTTCAATAGGTGAATTATCTAGTAATGGATAGGTCTCTCTTGGAGTTGCTTCCCGTCATCAAACCTATTGACGCATATGCAACAAAGTGgttaacataaatttatatttttgttttcatcaaaactGTAACAGATGTTTGTGTCATGCATTGATGGATCGTCCAGTGTCTAACATATTCAAGATATACCTTGTATACTTCCTTGATCAAAAGCATGATTCATTCAaagtctttgaaatattttttaaaagagttcAAAACGAAAAAAGGCTTATGTATCTTTTCTATCAAAAGTAGCCATGGAATGGAGTTTGAAAATGTTGAGTTCAGATCATTCAGTGAAAAGAATGTTATTTTCCACAACTTCTCTTCACCAGTAACACCTTAACAAATTAgggtagttgaaaggaaaaattaacTTTGCAAGAGATGGCTAGAACCATGCTCTTTGAAAACTCACTTCCTAAGCACTTTTGGGTAGAAGCAGTAAACACAACATGCTATGTtcaaaaaagaatatttgatcaaaccattgataaaaaaaaaagactcccTATGAATTATGGAGAGGAAAAAGATCCAATATTTCATACTTTCATTTATTTGGATATGAGTGCTTTATCCTGAACACTAAAGATCAACTTGCTAAGTTTGACTCTAAAATGGATAAAGGGATTTTTCTTGGCTTTTCTAATACGTCTAATGCTTATAGAGTTTTTAATACCAAAACTTTAGTTGTagaagaatccattcatgttaaaTTCAATGATAAACTAATGTCTGATAAGTTATTAGATGTTGAGGATGATTTTGCAGATATGTAAATAGAATCGTCTCTAACCCCTACAGAAAGAGAGATCAAACAATccaatgaaattcttccttagACTAAAGGATCCTTAGGTCATCAACCACAAACGAAGGACTGGAAGTTTGTCCACCATCATCCATAGGATCAGATCATTGGAGATTAGACTTAAGGAGTCAAGACTAGATCATCATTCAAAGATTTTGCTTCATGTGCTCTTGTGTTTGAAATAGAACCCAAGACCATAGAAGAAGCACTTACAGATGATGACTAGATTATTGCCATGGAAGAAGGGCTTCACCAATTTACTAGAACAATGTTTGGACTCTTGTTTCCAAACCTCAAAACAAAGTATCATTGGAACAagatgggtatttagaaataaattgaatgAACAAGGAAAAGTGGTAAGAAAAAAAGCTAGGTTAGTAGCTCAAGGCtataaccaaaaaaatgtattgATTTCACTGAAATCTTTGCTCCTATTACTAGACTTGAAGCTATAAGAATCATGCTTGCTTTTTCTACttataaaaacataaagttTTTTCAAATGAATGTCAAAAGTGCATTTTTGAATGGCTTTATTGAAGAAGAAATGTATGTTAGACAACCTCCTAGCTTTGAGGATCATACACTTCCAGACCATGCTTTTGAAATTTCCAAAGGCTATGTATGGTCTAAAACAGGCACCCCATGCTTGGTATGACAGACTaagcttttttcttttagaaagtAGTTTTATGAGAGGCAAAGTAGACACAACTCTTTTCAGAAGAGAAGTTGTCAAGGATGCGTTatagttcaaatatatgttgatgatattatctttGGAGCTACTAATGAATCTTCGTGCAAGGATTTCTCTGATCTTATGAAGAGTGAGTTTGAAGTGAgcatgatgggagaacttaagtTCTTTTTAGGGCTTCAAATCAAGCAAGACAATAAGGGTATCTATATCCACCAACAAAAATACACTAAGGAACTTCTAAAGAAGTTTAaaatggaaaatgctaagccTATGAAAACTCCATCACATGCTTCCAATCCTCTAAGCAAAGATGAATCAGGTAAACCAATAGATCATACGATCTATGGAGGTATGATTGGGTCTATTCTATATCTAACCTCTAGTAGATATGATATTATGCATAATGTATGtctgtgtgctagatttcaatctaATCCTCAAGAATCACATCTTAAAGCTGTGAAAAGAATCTTACATTATCTAGTAGGTATTACTAACCAATgttggttttataaaaaaaatcaagatttcATGTTAGTAAGATATTGTGATGTAGACTATGTAGGAGATAGAGTAGAAAGGAAGAGCACAAGTGGAGGATGTCACTATATTGGACCATGTCGGGTATCTTAGGCAAGCAAGAAACATAACTCATTTGCTCTGTCTATAGCTGAAGCTAAATATGTGTCTACTGCAGGTTGTTGTTCACAACTGTTATGGGTAAAGTATCAACTAGAAGATTACTCTAATATTGAAAACAATATACCAGTATATTGTGACAACACTAGTGCAATAAACCTATCTAAAAATCCAATGCAGCATTCAAAGGCTAAGCATATTAAGATAAGATATCATTTCATTTGTGATTATGTGcaaaaatgtgtttttgatATAAAACTTGTAGACATAGATCATCAATGGGTTGATATCTTCACTAAACCTTTGTTTGAAGAATGCTTCATCTATATAAGGGAACATTTAAATATGACTACTTTATtagattaatgattttttttcaggCGATAACATCGTCTTAGTCTCTTATCATTAATCTGTTGGGACTAACATTTGTTGAAAAGTGTACAAATGGAAGAGGAAACATGTTCACAAAGACAAAAATGTTTCAGTTTTCATTGAGGAAAGAATAACTCTCTAAGTATGTGCAAAGACACTTAGAGAAGttccttaaatttttaaactCTCAGAAGTAGTTGTGCTTGTGCAAAATATCGTTTGAGAACTTAAAAACTTCAAAAACTCTCTTTTTCCTTAAACTCTCTATGAACAATGGCACCTCTAGGAAGAATGAGTCCACTAGCATCCCAACCATCAACAATGTTGATGATGCAACATAAGCTTTCCCTAAGGATTGATTTATCCCTAGGAAGTGGATAAACTTCCAAAACCTGAAGGAGGAAGGATTTGATGTAAAGGGATTGTTTGGCAAGGTGAGATGGACTTATTTTCTGGAAAAGTTCAACACCTGACATTATGGCCCTTATGCTTTCTTCTAAGGAAATACTAGGCAAGATGCATCCAACATCAAGGGAACTATTGCTGGGACTCAGGTGGTAATCTCTCCGGTCACCATTGTTGCTACATCTAGATGTGCTCTGGATGGTCTGACCATGAGCAAAGACTAGGAGGAGATAACCTAGGACAATGTTGAAAAGCTACTTTATGTAAATCCTTGACTAGGCAAAGGTGATAAGATGGCTCTCAACAACTTCTATTGAACATCTAACTTGACCTACATGTGTAGGATGATCCACATTGTGCTTTTCAACATAGTCATGCCTCGAGTAGGATCCAGAGACAATGTCAGTGATAGAGACTGCTTCTGCATCTACAAGATCATGGTATGTGAGAAGGTGAATATGCCTGAGATCATCTTCTTTTACTAGATGCAGGCCTTCAAGGACAGGTTCAACCCCAAATTCTAGGAACTCAAGCTAATCCTTTGAATCTTAAGTCTAGAGCACCTTCTCCGCAAACACAAGGGGAGCAAACAAAAACCCAAGCCAAGCCAAGTCAACCTAGACAAAAGCTACCAACCAAAAGAAAAGATCACCCTTCATCTTCTGAACCTAAACCCCTAACCTCAGCCAAAAAGCCTAAAACCCAGCCTTCATTTGACCCCAAAAAGAGAAAGGGTTCTCACTCTGACTCAGACCATTCACCCAAACCTAAAAAGCCTACAATTAAAATCAAACCTTTCCAGACCCAACCATCCCAACCATCAACTGAACTTTCACCACCATCCTCTAAACCTGTTCAAAACCCTGAGCCTAAGCTACCTCACCGTCATCTAAGGTAGAAATCCTAGAAACACCTACCCTATCACCCTCACCCTCTTTAGCCCTTGCTTCTTAACCAACACCCAAATCTACTTCATCCGCTCCCAACAAGGCTAAAGCTATTGCTATTGCCAAAGCCAAACAACGTTCTCTTGCGGTACATAACCCACTTTGCTGATTAGTCATTAATTTATTAGTGTTTCATTTGCTCAAACAAGAGGAACCTCGACATTTGTTCACAGTAAgagtttcaaaatattttattgttaaaaagaTTCAACTATGCATGCAATCTATCTCTGTGTTAACTATAAATTGAGAATTagcttctaataaaaaataagtttgctTTATTACTTAGATTGAACATatgatctttcctttttttcaatttttttcggCGGCTTCTGTCTAGTGGTTGAGTTACAATTTGTTTCTTCATAATGACAGATAAACTAAGCAACTAGGCATACAATCTGGTACAGAAACATGCCAGTAAGGAGGAAACATACTTAAGTATAAATTACAAGAATATTGAACCCAAAATGAACTCTAGTTGCTTTTGCACCAGGAATGGATGTACGTTTCCCAACACAGACATAATCCATATgcattgttataaaataaaacaagctAATAACACCGATTGAAAAACGTGGATGACAAGCtatatattacaaattataGAGGAGTCGCACTGCATAATTGAGATTACACTGCTTGcccaaaaataaaaggaaagagtcGCCTATTCTACAAAGACAAATTAATTGGCTGAGAATTTTAAGCAGACTGCTCGCTTGCAAACTACATAACTGCAATTTAGATGTTTACAATTAATCTTTTTCCTTGCCATTATTTATATGTTGTGTATAATCCAAGCCAAAATTTAGATATGATATATGTGGGttccataataaaaaatatagtttcatCTAATTAACTAACACAACTTAAATGCCGACTTTTATTGTCTAAGACTTTTAATTAGCTaagataaaactaattttattatataaaaaaagaacagaataaaaatattaaagaaactgtACCTAAATTTAGTTCATATACAAAATAGCTGCTCCTGTACGGGCATCAATCAGAGATTATCATTCAATGTATCTTCCTGTAAGTTCCAATAATCAGGAATGTATCCATCGTATTTATAGATCAGTTGAAAAGTCTCAAGTCTATTTCAAGTACTGAactgtaatttatttatatacaatTATACATACATATTAAGTTGAAAACACACATCAATGAATGAATACCTTAAAAAACTTGTGGTTTTGCTCCACATTAAGTTTGAAGTGTATATACAAAAACCTAGCCTGGTCGGTCCTGATCAGCCATCTTCCGTGAGTGACCAATTAAAAGCCCTATAACATTATCACAAACGGCACCTATTAAGGCCTAACTACCACTCTTTCCAAATGGTACAATTGACAAAAGTGATATTTCTTTTGGTTCTAACAAGGTACATAATTGACAcgaaatgaataatttttgtcAAGAAAGTGGACGAAAGTGAGCTCTGGAAAGCATATAGCCGAAACCGAGGCAGAGTGCCCAAAGTCCCATATCCATGGCCCGCCTCAGTATTTCCAAATCTGTTTCCAAGTGAAGGCCCGCTTCTTCAAGCTCTGCTGGATTAGTATCAATATCAATAGGAGGAAGTTCTGTTTCCTCCGGAATGTCCTCCAACTTGTTCCTCTTCAATCTCATGTTGTGTTGTTGCTTATGCTTCACAACGTTAACGACTCCATCCAACTCTAACTCTAACTCTAACTCTAACAGTGAGTGCGATGACCAACACATGCTGGGCCTGGTTCCAAGATGACGTACTTGTTATTGTTAGGGAGATGAAGGATTACAAGGAAACGGtgctatttatttgtttgttttatatgGTGTCCGTGTCGGCGTGGAAGGGAAATAGCACCAAGTTTTTAAGAGCCCCGCCCATAGAGCTTGAGACTAGAGTCCACGGTTTTGTGTTTTCCTTCCACATCAAGTTGATATTTGCCGCTGGATACCAAGTTGTGATCAACAAAATGACAAACcacctttattttatttgaacactacatttgtttttatatattttgaacacTGCATTTTGACCGTGTGATATAGAGTGTCTGagaattttttattccaatatGATTATGCTTTATGTGATTatagatatataatatatatatatttttttgttttatgaagGATTGAACTTAGACATGACCAATGTTTAACAGTGAAATAATAATtgcaatcaaatatatataatattgataaTGTAACTccagtttgtttaatttgttttttttaata comes from Glycine soja cultivar W05 chromosome 20, ASM419377v2, whole genome shotgun sequence and encodes:
- the LOC114402524 gene encoding uncharacterized protein LOC114402524, which gives rise to MCWSSHSLLELELELELDGVVNVVKHKQQHNMRLKRNKLEDIPEETELPPIDIDTNPAELEEAGLHLETDLEILRRAMDMGLWALCLGFGYMLSRAHFRPLS